A genomic region of Nymphaea colorata isolate Beijing-Zhang1983 chromosome 2, ASM883128v2, whole genome shotgun sequence contains the following coding sequences:
- the LOC116247638 gene encoding disease resistance protein RPV1-like isoform X3: protein MEIFAALFVVIATFLFGVFLQRIKDFLLEINVLGTLLRQLSGCLGETREKTETGEEAEPLTPLSPSPGSSGFEFEVFLSFRGEDTRKGFTRHLYDDLELRGISTFIDSEKLEKGEEINKLFEYIEMSKICVPIFSQRYAESKWCLKEITKSVELGKEMVPVFFGVEPSDVRNQNGCFKSAFKKHESNKKQDQEEVRKWKEALKKVGNLSGFNMKDMNWYRDEAKLRRAIVKRVLSKVNKKPLEVARHPIGIETRVQDVKKMLESGGNDHHVHVVGIHGMGGLGKTTIAKAVFNDLAEGFNGATCFLSNIREKSGQPNGLVALQKQVFREIFKDGNLFLSDVAHGVSLIKQRASRKRVLLILDDVDSVEQIDALAGGRDWFGAGSVIIITTRDEKVLQARRVKQHEIYKPRELNEAQSRELFMNHAFNSEQPEGEYLRLSKEVVAAAGGLPLTLEVLGSLLTFDMDVQEWKDTLQKLKMIPPSKVQQRLKLSYDGLDELEKEIFLDISCFFIGRDRENATYMWMDRSCFPNLAIKVLVQRSLIKIDKESQEFEMHDQIRDMGRAIVEEECSRKLHKKSRLWNSQETMSFLQKKVRRPIDAQGILIWPNVERFFQKCISAQWFEEMPNLRYLYAADVNFQGTYQHFPIDLKWLQLNNCFFDLPPSDFNLEDVVILDLYETNMVQILINQLPLRGMAFKKLKVLSIHGADIQFIPDFTDMSCLVKLTLENCPMLITIDESIGKLKKLTYLCIGKCEILEKLPDSISQLSSLEVLHISSCSKISSLPEGLEDLESLKKLKIDKASINVIPESVGGLTKLSELSVVDCTHCNVLPDSICQLSSLQVLNLEDCSGLGSLPEQLGDMGSLRQLHLSSTSIVKIPDSIGQLINLHELLMLHCEKLSRLPDTIFRLSSLEILNLGFCSSLACLPEHLGGMRSLRELHLDGTIIDKIPDSIGQLTNLCEIHMTWCQRLSMLPDSVCQLSNLEVLDLQRCMKLSSVPERLGEMKSLKKLDLSRTCIETIPNSIGQLINLHRLSVQYLECLRELPNSICQLCSLQYLNLQGCADLWSLPERLGDMDKLKYLILDDTRIQALPDSVGRLKNLQLLSLEGCKLLKALPNSIGRLSSLRALKISGTSLKGCENDISHLATINELTCSSFELLGLCKKLCKALKRLRLIDVVIKELPDFVGEMENLEELLLECEMLRALPNWISLCFKKLTRLEIRSKNLKALPDCIGSLKQLERLTLKCENLDALPNSIGSLKQMQQLELNCANLEALPDSIGELGNIYSFKIESASLKALPNSIVSLGRIHYLHLRCMSLDSIPDYVGGLKELYCFEVMSNSLKVLPQSIGSLKSIRTLILNCPNLEILYDSIGELKGLSHFEVVSHVLEYLPHSIGSITGIQSLSLRCVNLEALPDSMETLESLDFLELHCDNFTAPPDFIGRLENLESFSFKSKNLKYLHATIDESLGRLNTLSLSGCENLEVLVAASIQQTDVSDLKNLEKLILGGCKLLEDVCGLENISSNLKTLEMPGPCDFIECCHLSHEFRNKVFKEMTFDSLRRFKMSGSLVRGSATGQQQLHFMLPRLRFSWLRRARLTLGLDQVLSPMHVVIMADNSLVFEKIVRCADEVELNLREESMVKSGKGEGEHCYTVQVTTEASQLQNVWAVLEHRSGWY, encoded by the exons ATGGAGATATTTGCAGCTTTATTCGTAGTCATTGCCACCTTTCTCTTTGGTGTCTTCCTCCAAAGAATCAAGGATTTCCTCCTGGAAATTAATGTCCTGGGAACACTTTTGAGGCAACTTTCTGGCTGCCTTggagaaacaagagaaaaaacgGAGACAGGGGAAGAGGCGGAGCCATTAACACCTTTATCGCCCTCACCTGGAAGTAGTGGATTCGAGTTCGAAGTGTTTCTTAGCTTCAGAGGCGAGGACACCAGGAAGGGCTTCACTAGGCATCTCTATGATGACCTTGAACTGCGTGGCATTTCCACCTTCATAGACAGTGAGAAGTTGGAAAAAGGGGAGGAGATCAACAAGCTGTTCGAATACATAGAGATGTCCAAGATCTGCGTTCCTATCTTCTCCCAACGTTATGCAGAATCAAAATGGTGTTTGAAAGAGATCACCAAAAGCGTGGAGCTTGGGAAGGAGATGGTTCCGGTGTTCTTCGGTGTGGAACCTTCGGATGTTCGCAACCAGAACGGCTGCTTCAAATCTGCATTTAAGAAGCATGAATCCAACAAGAAGCAGGACCAGGAAGAGGTGAGGAAATGGAAGGAAGCATTGAAGAAGGTCGGAAATCTCTCTGGGTTCAATATGAAGGACATGAACTGGTATAG GGATGAGGCAAAACTAAGGCGTGCAATCGTCAAGCGAGTACTCAGTAAAGTAAACAAGAAGCCACTCGAAGTTGCAAGGCATCCAATTGGAATTGAGACTCGCGTTCAAGACGTGAAGAAAATGTTAGAGAGTGGAGGCAATGATCATCATGTTCATGTGGTTGGAATCCACGGTATGGGGGGGCTTGGAAAGACGACGATTGCCAAGGCTGTTTTCAACGACTTAGCGGAAGGGTTTAATGGCGCcacttgttttctttcaaatataaGGGAAAAATCCGGACAACCCAATGGATTGGTCGCCTTACAGAAGCAGGTCTTTCGTGAAATTTTCAAAGACGGAAATTTATTTTTAAGCGATGTTGCACATGGAGTAAGCTTGATCAAACAAAGGGCCAGTCGTAAAAGAGTTCTGCTTATCTTAGATGATGTTGATTCGGTAGAACAAATTGATGCACTGGCTGGTGGGAGAGATTGGTTTGGCGCCGGAAGCGTGATCATCATCACAACCAGAGATGAGAAGGTACTGCAAGCCCGCAGAGTGAAACAGCACGAAATTTACAAGCCACGGGAACTAAATGAAGCTCAGTCGCGGGAGCTATTCATGAATCACGCATTTAATAGCGAACAACCGGAAGGGGAGTATCTCCGATTATCAAAGGAAGTTGTTGCAGCAGCTGGTGGGCTACCGTTAACCCTTGAAGTGCTCGGATCGCTTTTAACTTTTGACATGGACGTACAAGAATGGAAAGATACATTGCAGAAACTGAAGATGATTCCCCCCAGTAAAGTCCAACAGAGGTTGAAGCTGAGCTATGATGGATTAGATGAGTTAGAGAAGGAAATATTTCTAGATATTTCGTGTTTTTTTATTGGTCGGGACAGAGAAAATGCGACTTACATGTGGATGGACCGCTCCTGCTTCCCAAATTTAGCAATTAAGGTGCTTGTTCAACGATCTCTCATAAAGATAGATAAGGAAAGCCAAGAGTTTGAGATGCATGATCAAATAAGAGACATGGGAAGGGCCATAGTTGAAGAAGAATGCTCTCGAAAGCTTCATAAGAAGAGTAGACTGTGGAATTCTCAAGAGACTATGAGTTTTCTACAAAAAAAG GTACGAAGGCCTATTGATGCTCAAGGGATTCTCATTTGGCCAAATGTTGAAAGGTTTTTCCAGAAATGTATTAGTGCCCAATGGTTTGAAGAAATGCCCAACCTGAGATATCTTTATGCTGCAGATGTAAACTTCCAAGGCACATACCAACATTTTCCTATAGATTTGAAATGGTTGCAGTTGAACAATTGCTTCTTTGACTTGCCACCATCTGATTTTAATCTTGAGGATGTCGTCATCCTTGACCTCTATGAAACTAACATGGTCCAAATTCTTATAAACCAATTGCCACTTAGAGGAATG gcttttaaaaaattgaaagttctCTCAATTCATGGAGCAGACATACAGTTTATCCCTGATTTCACAGATATGTCATGCCTGGTGAAATTGACACTTGAAAATTGTCCAATGTTGATTACAATTGATGAATCAATTGGGAAACTCAAGAAGCTGACATATTTGTGTATAGGAAAATGTGAGATCCTAGAGAAGCTACCAGATTCAATTAGTCAATTGAGTTCACTTGAAGTCCTTCATATTAGTTCCTGTTCCAAAATTTCCTCTTTGCCAGAAGGATTAGAGGATTTGGAGTCACTTAAGAAGCTTAAGATTGACAAAGCAAGTATCAACGTTATTCCTGAATCAGTCGGAGGGCTTACAAAACTTAGTGAGTTGTCTGTGGTTGACTGCACACATTGCAATGTGCTACCTGATTCTATTTGTCAGTTAAGTTCTCTTCAAGTCCTTAACCTTGAAGATTGTTCTGGTTTGGGTTCTCTGCCTGAGCAGTTGGGAGACATGGGATCACTTAGGCAACTTCATCTTAGTTCAACAAGTATAGTCAAGATACCTGATTCAATAGGTCAACTTATTAACTTGCATGAGCTACTTATGTTGCACTGTGAAAAACTGTCAAGATTACCAGATACCATTTTCCGGTTAAGTTCTCTTGAGATTCTTAACCTTGGATTTTGTTCTAGTTTGGCTTGTTTGCCAGAGCATTTGGGAGGCATGAGATCACTCAGGGAGCTTCATCTTGATGGAACAATTATAGACAAAATACCTGATTCAATAGGTCAACTTACAAACTTGTGTGAGATACACATGACATGGTGTCAAAGACTGTCAATGTTACCAGATTCAGTCTGTCAGTTAAGTAATCTTGAAGTGCTTGATTTGCAACGGTGTATGAAACTTTCATCTGTGCCGGAACGACTAGGAGAGATGAAGTCTTTAAAGAAGCTTGACCTCTCCCGGACATGCATTGAGACCATACCTAATTCAATTGGACAGCTTATCAACCTCCATCGGCTATCGGTGCAGTATTTAGAATGCTTGAGAGAGCTGCCAAATTCCATTTGCCAATTATGTTCACTACAATACCTCAACCTCCAAGGATGTGCTGATCTTTGGTCCTTGCCAGAAAGATTAGGGGATATGGACAAACTGAAGTACCTTATTCTTGATGATACAAGAATACAGGCATTACCTGATTCAGTTGGACGACTTAAAAACCTTCAACTGCTATCTCTGGAAGGCTGCAAACTCCTAAAAGCATTACCTAATTCTATTGGAAGATTGAGTTCCTTACGAGCGCTCAAAATATCTGGGACAAGCTTAAAGGGCTGTGAGAATGATATTTCTCATCTTGCAACCATCAATGAATTAACGTGTTCGTCTTTTGAGCTGCTTGGCTTGtgcaaaaaattatgcaaagcCTTGAAACGTCTTCGCTTGATCGATGTTGTAATTAAAGAGCTGCCTGATTTTGTTGGAGAGATGGAAAACCTCGAGGAGCTGCTGCTAGAATGTGAAATGCTCAGAGCCTTGCCTAATTGGATCAGCCTATGCTTCAAAAAGCTTACAAGATTGGAGATTAGGAGCAAGAATCTAAAAGCTCTGCCTGACTGCATTGGATCACTCAAACAGCTTGAAAGATTGACTTTGAAGTGTGAGAACCTTGATGCTTTGCCCAACTCGATTGGGTCACTGAAACAAATGCAGCAGTTGGAATTGAATTGTGCAAACCTTGAAGCTCTTCCTGATTCCATTGGAGAGCTGGGAAATATTTACAGCTTCAAAATCGAATCAGCAAGTCTGAAAGCCCTTCCAAACTCGATTGTATCACTAGGAAGGATTCACTATTTGCATCTCCGTTGCATGAGCCTGGACTCTATACCTGATTATGTTGGAGGGTTGAAAGAGCTTTATTGCTTCGAAGTGATGTCTAACAGTCTTAAAGTTCTGCCCCAATCCATTGGGTCACTGAAAAGCATTAGGACTTTAATATTGAACTGTCCAAACCTTGAGATTTTATATGATTCTATTGGAGAATTGAAAGGTCTTTCCCACTTTGAAGTGGTCTCTCATGTTCTTGAATATTTGCCTCACTCTATTGGCTCCATAACTGGGATCCAGAGCTTGTCACTAAGGTGTGTGAACCTTGAAGCTTTGCCTGACTCTATGGAAACATTGGAAAGTCTTGACTTCTTAGAACTGCATTGCGACAATTTCACAGCACCACCTGATTTCATTGGACGGTTGGAAAATCTGGAGAGCTTCTCTTTCAAGAGCAAGAACCTAAAGTACTTGCATGCAACAATTGATGAGTCATTGGGAAGACTTAATACTCTATCGCTAAGTGGTTGTGAGAACTTGGAAGTCCTGGTGGCTGCCTCTATCCAACAAACAG ATGTTTCAGACTTGAAAAATTTGGAGAAGTTGATTTTGGGTGGCTGTAAGTTGCTTGAAGATGTGTGTGGccttgaaaatatttcaagcaACTTGAAAACGCTGGAAATGCCTGGTCCTTGTGATTTCATAGAGTGTTGCCATCTTAGTCATGAATTCAGAAATAAAGTGTTCAAG GAGATGACTTTTGACAGTTTAAGAAGGTTCAAAATGTCGGGGTCTCTGGTGCGAGGATCAGCAACAGGGCAGCAGCAGTTGCATTTCATGCTACCAAGATTGAGATTTAGTTGGCTGAGAAGAGCACGCCTGACGCTGGGGCTGGACCAGGTTCTCTCACCCATGCATGTAGTGATCATGGCCGACAATTCtcttgtgtttgagaaaatcgTTCGATGCGCCGATGAGGTCGAATTGAACTTGAGAGAGGAGAGCATGGTAAAGAgtgggaagggagagggggagcattGCTATACAGTACAGGTGACAACGGAAGCATCCCAACTGCAAAATGTCTGGGCAGTTCTTGAGCACAGGAGTGGCTGGTATTAG
- the LOC116247638 gene encoding disease resistance protein RPV1-like isoform X4, which translates to MEIFAALFVVIATFLFGVFLQRIKDFLLEINVLGTLLRQLSGCLGETREKTETGEEAEPLTPLSPSPGSSGFEFEVFLSFRGEDTRKGFTRHLYDDLELRGISTFIDSEKLEKGEEINKLFEYIEMSKICVPIFSQRYAESKWCLKEITKSVELGKEMVPVFFGVEPSDVRNQNGCFKSAFKKHESNKKQDQEEVRKWKEALKKVGNLSGFNMKDMNWYRDEAKLRRAIVKRVLSKVNKKPLEVARHPIGIETRVQDVKKMLESGGNDHHVHVVGIHGMGGLGKTTIAKAVFNDLAEGFNGATCFLSNIREKSGQPNGLVALQKQVFREIFKDGNLFLSDVAHGVSLIKQRASRKRVLLILDDVDSVEQIDALAGGRDWFGAGSVIIITTRDEKVLQARRVKQHEIYKPRELNEAQSRELFMNHAFNSEQPEGEYLRLSKEVVAAAGGLPLTLEVLGSLLTFDMDVQEWKDTLQKLKMIPPSKVQQRLKLSYDGLDELEKEIFLDISCFFIGRDRENATYMWMDRSCFPNLAIKVLVQRSLIKIDKESQEFEMHDQIRDMGRAIVEEECSRKLHKKSRLWNSQETMSFLQKKVRRPIDAQGILIWPNVERFFQKCISAQWFEEMPNLRYLYAADVNFQGTYQHFPIDLKWLQLNNCFFDLPPSDFNLEDVVILDLYETNMVQILINQLPLRGMAFKKLKVLSIHGADIQFIPDFTDMSCLVKLTLENCPMLITIDESIGKLKKLTYLCIGKCEILEKLPDSISQLSSLEVLHISSCSKISSLPEGLEDLESLKKLKIDKASINVIPESVGGLTKLSELSVVDCTHCNVLPDSICQLSSLQVLNLEDCSGLGSLPEQLGDMGSLRQLHLSSTSIVKIPDSIGQLINLHELLMLHCEKLSRLPDTIFRLSSLEILNLGFCSSLACLPEHLGGMRSLRELHLDGTIIDKIPDSIGQLTNLCEIHMTWCQRLSMLPDSVCQLSNLEVLDLQRCMKLSSVPERLGEMKSLKKLDLSRTCIETIPNSIGQLINLHRLSVQYLECLRELPNSICQLCSLQYLNLQGCADLWSLPERLGDMDKLKYLILDDTRIQALPDSVGRLKNLQLLSLEGCKLLKALPNSIGRLSSLRALKISGTSLKGCENDISHLATINELTCSSFELLGLCKKLCKALKRLRLIDVVIKELPDFVGEMENLEELLLECEMLRALPNWISLCFKKLTRLEIRSKNLKALPDCIGSLKQLERLTLKCENLDALPNSIGSLKQMQQLELNCANLEALPDSIGELGNIYSFKIESASLKALPNSIVSLGRIHYLHLRCMSLDSIPDYVGGLKELYCFEVMSNSLKVLPQSIGSLKSIRTLILNCPNLEILYDSIGELKGLSHFEVVSHVLEYLPHSIGSITGIQSLSLRCVNLEALPDSMETLESLDFLELHCDNFTAPPDFIGRLENLESFSFKSKNLKYLHATIDESLGRLNTLSLSGCENLEVLVAASIQQTDLKNLEKLILGGCKLLEDVCGLENISSNLKTLEMPGPCDFIECCHLSHEFRNKVFKEMTFDSLRRFKMSGSLVRGSATGQQQLHFMLPRLRFSWLRRARLTLGLDQVLSPMHVVIMADNSLVFEKIVRCADEVELNLREESMVKSGKGEGEHCYTVQVTTEASQLQNVWAVLEHRSGWY; encoded by the exons ATGGAGATATTTGCAGCTTTATTCGTAGTCATTGCCACCTTTCTCTTTGGTGTCTTCCTCCAAAGAATCAAGGATTTCCTCCTGGAAATTAATGTCCTGGGAACACTTTTGAGGCAACTTTCTGGCTGCCTTggagaaacaagagaaaaaacgGAGACAGGGGAAGAGGCGGAGCCATTAACACCTTTATCGCCCTCACCTGGAAGTAGTGGATTCGAGTTCGAAGTGTTTCTTAGCTTCAGAGGCGAGGACACCAGGAAGGGCTTCACTAGGCATCTCTATGATGACCTTGAACTGCGTGGCATTTCCACCTTCATAGACAGTGAGAAGTTGGAAAAAGGGGAGGAGATCAACAAGCTGTTCGAATACATAGAGATGTCCAAGATCTGCGTTCCTATCTTCTCCCAACGTTATGCAGAATCAAAATGGTGTTTGAAAGAGATCACCAAAAGCGTGGAGCTTGGGAAGGAGATGGTTCCGGTGTTCTTCGGTGTGGAACCTTCGGATGTTCGCAACCAGAACGGCTGCTTCAAATCTGCATTTAAGAAGCATGAATCCAACAAGAAGCAGGACCAGGAAGAGGTGAGGAAATGGAAGGAAGCATTGAAGAAGGTCGGAAATCTCTCTGGGTTCAATATGAAGGACATGAACTGGTATAG GGATGAGGCAAAACTAAGGCGTGCAATCGTCAAGCGAGTACTCAGTAAAGTAAACAAGAAGCCACTCGAAGTTGCAAGGCATCCAATTGGAATTGAGACTCGCGTTCAAGACGTGAAGAAAATGTTAGAGAGTGGAGGCAATGATCATCATGTTCATGTGGTTGGAATCCACGGTATGGGGGGGCTTGGAAAGACGACGATTGCCAAGGCTGTTTTCAACGACTTAGCGGAAGGGTTTAATGGCGCcacttgttttctttcaaatataaGGGAAAAATCCGGACAACCCAATGGATTGGTCGCCTTACAGAAGCAGGTCTTTCGTGAAATTTTCAAAGACGGAAATTTATTTTTAAGCGATGTTGCACATGGAGTAAGCTTGATCAAACAAAGGGCCAGTCGTAAAAGAGTTCTGCTTATCTTAGATGATGTTGATTCGGTAGAACAAATTGATGCACTGGCTGGTGGGAGAGATTGGTTTGGCGCCGGAAGCGTGATCATCATCACAACCAGAGATGAGAAGGTACTGCAAGCCCGCAGAGTGAAACAGCACGAAATTTACAAGCCACGGGAACTAAATGAAGCTCAGTCGCGGGAGCTATTCATGAATCACGCATTTAATAGCGAACAACCGGAAGGGGAGTATCTCCGATTATCAAAGGAAGTTGTTGCAGCAGCTGGTGGGCTACCGTTAACCCTTGAAGTGCTCGGATCGCTTTTAACTTTTGACATGGACGTACAAGAATGGAAAGATACATTGCAGAAACTGAAGATGATTCCCCCCAGTAAAGTCCAACAGAGGTTGAAGCTGAGCTATGATGGATTAGATGAGTTAGAGAAGGAAATATTTCTAGATATTTCGTGTTTTTTTATTGGTCGGGACAGAGAAAATGCGACTTACATGTGGATGGACCGCTCCTGCTTCCCAAATTTAGCAATTAAGGTGCTTGTTCAACGATCTCTCATAAAGATAGATAAGGAAAGCCAAGAGTTTGAGATGCATGATCAAATAAGAGACATGGGAAGGGCCATAGTTGAAGAAGAATGCTCTCGAAAGCTTCATAAGAAGAGTAGACTGTGGAATTCTCAAGAGACTATGAGTTTTCTACAAAAAAAG GTACGAAGGCCTATTGATGCTCAAGGGATTCTCATTTGGCCAAATGTTGAAAGGTTTTTCCAGAAATGTATTAGTGCCCAATGGTTTGAAGAAATGCCCAACCTGAGATATCTTTATGCTGCAGATGTAAACTTCCAAGGCACATACCAACATTTTCCTATAGATTTGAAATGGTTGCAGTTGAACAATTGCTTCTTTGACTTGCCACCATCTGATTTTAATCTTGAGGATGTCGTCATCCTTGACCTCTATGAAACTAACATGGTCCAAATTCTTATAAACCAATTGCCACTTAGAGGAATG gcttttaaaaaattgaaagttctCTCAATTCATGGAGCAGACATACAGTTTATCCCTGATTTCACAGATATGTCATGCCTGGTGAAATTGACACTTGAAAATTGTCCAATGTTGATTACAATTGATGAATCAATTGGGAAACTCAAGAAGCTGACATATTTGTGTATAGGAAAATGTGAGATCCTAGAGAAGCTACCAGATTCAATTAGTCAATTGAGTTCACTTGAAGTCCTTCATATTAGTTCCTGTTCCAAAATTTCCTCTTTGCCAGAAGGATTAGAGGATTTGGAGTCACTTAAGAAGCTTAAGATTGACAAAGCAAGTATCAACGTTATTCCTGAATCAGTCGGAGGGCTTACAAAACTTAGTGAGTTGTCTGTGGTTGACTGCACACATTGCAATGTGCTACCTGATTCTATTTGTCAGTTAAGTTCTCTTCAAGTCCTTAACCTTGAAGATTGTTCTGGTTTGGGTTCTCTGCCTGAGCAGTTGGGAGACATGGGATCACTTAGGCAACTTCATCTTAGTTCAACAAGTATAGTCAAGATACCTGATTCAATAGGTCAACTTATTAACTTGCATGAGCTACTTATGTTGCACTGTGAAAAACTGTCAAGATTACCAGATACCATTTTCCGGTTAAGTTCTCTTGAGATTCTTAACCTTGGATTTTGTTCTAGTTTGGCTTGTTTGCCAGAGCATTTGGGAGGCATGAGATCACTCAGGGAGCTTCATCTTGATGGAACAATTATAGACAAAATACCTGATTCAATAGGTCAACTTACAAACTTGTGTGAGATACACATGACATGGTGTCAAAGACTGTCAATGTTACCAGATTCAGTCTGTCAGTTAAGTAATCTTGAAGTGCTTGATTTGCAACGGTGTATGAAACTTTCATCTGTGCCGGAACGACTAGGAGAGATGAAGTCTTTAAAGAAGCTTGACCTCTCCCGGACATGCATTGAGACCATACCTAATTCAATTGGACAGCTTATCAACCTCCATCGGCTATCGGTGCAGTATTTAGAATGCTTGAGAGAGCTGCCAAATTCCATTTGCCAATTATGTTCACTACAATACCTCAACCTCCAAGGATGTGCTGATCTTTGGTCCTTGCCAGAAAGATTAGGGGATATGGACAAACTGAAGTACCTTATTCTTGATGATACAAGAATACAGGCATTACCTGATTCAGTTGGACGACTTAAAAACCTTCAACTGCTATCTCTGGAAGGCTGCAAACTCCTAAAAGCATTACCTAATTCTATTGGAAGATTGAGTTCCTTACGAGCGCTCAAAATATCTGGGACAAGCTTAAAGGGCTGTGAGAATGATATTTCTCATCTTGCAACCATCAATGAATTAACGTGTTCGTCTTTTGAGCTGCTTGGCTTGtgcaaaaaattatgcaaagcCTTGAAACGTCTTCGCTTGATCGATGTTGTAATTAAAGAGCTGCCTGATTTTGTTGGAGAGATGGAAAACCTCGAGGAGCTGCTGCTAGAATGTGAAATGCTCAGAGCCTTGCCTAATTGGATCAGCCTATGCTTCAAAAAGCTTACAAGATTGGAGATTAGGAGCAAGAATCTAAAAGCTCTGCCTGACTGCATTGGATCACTCAAACAGCTTGAAAGATTGACTTTGAAGTGTGAGAACCTTGATGCTTTGCCCAACTCGATTGGGTCACTGAAACAAATGCAGCAGTTGGAATTGAATTGTGCAAACCTTGAAGCTCTTCCTGATTCCATTGGAGAGCTGGGAAATATTTACAGCTTCAAAATCGAATCAGCAAGTCTGAAAGCCCTTCCAAACTCGATTGTATCACTAGGAAGGATTCACTATTTGCATCTCCGTTGCATGAGCCTGGACTCTATACCTGATTATGTTGGAGGGTTGAAAGAGCTTTATTGCTTCGAAGTGATGTCTAACAGTCTTAAAGTTCTGCCCCAATCCATTGGGTCACTGAAAAGCATTAGGACTTTAATATTGAACTGTCCAAACCTTGAGATTTTATATGATTCTATTGGAGAATTGAAAGGTCTTTCCCACTTTGAAGTGGTCTCTCATGTTCTTGAATATTTGCCTCACTCTATTGGCTCCATAACTGGGATCCAGAGCTTGTCACTAAGGTGTGTGAACCTTGAAGCTTTGCCTGACTCTATGGAAACATTGGAAAGTCTTGACTTCTTAGAACTGCATTGCGACAATTTCACAGCACCACCTGATTTCATTGGACGGTTGGAAAATCTGGAGAGCTTCTCTTTCAAGAGCAAGAACCTAAAGTACTTGCATGCAACAATTGATGAGTCATTGGGAAGACTTAATACTCTATCGCTAAGTGGTTGTGAGAACTTGGAAGTCCTGGTGGCTGCCTCTATCCAACAAACAG ACTTGAAAAATTTGGAGAAGTTGATTTTGGGTGGCTGTAAGTTGCTTGAAGATGTGTGTGGccttgaaaatatttcaagcaACTTGAAAACGCTGGAAATGCCTGGTCCTTGTGATTTCATAGAGTGTTGCCATCTTAGTCATGAATTCAGAAATAAAGTGTTCAAG GAGATGACTTTTGACAGTTTAAGAAGGTTCAAAATGTCGGGGTCTCTGGTGCGAGGATCAGCAACAGGGCAGCAGCAGTTGCATTTCATGCTACCAAGATTGAGATTTAGTTGGCTGAGAAGAGCACGCCTGACGCTGGGGCTGGACCAGGTTCTCTCACCCATGCATGTAGTGATCATGGCCGACAATTCtcttgtgtttgagaaaatcgTTCGATGCGCCGATGAGGTCGAATTGAACTTGAGAGAGGAGAGCATGGTAAAGAgtgggaagggagagggggagcattGCTATACAGTACAGGTGACAACGGAAGCATCCCAACTGCAAAATGTCTGGGCAGTTCTTGAGCACAGGAGTGGCTGGTATTAG